The Sandaracinaceae bacterium genome includes a window with the following:
- a CDS encoding SDR family NAD(P)-dependent oxidoreductase, with amino-acid sequence MTEKKQTPIAIVGLSCLFPGSSELTGFWQDILLGRDRLTRVPADRWLVEDYYDPDPKAPDKIYVDKGGFLDDVDFDPMKWGVPPSIVPATDSTQLLALVVAERTLRDAFDDAALAELRDTTSVILGVTSAQKLLGEMNSRLQRPVWVKALREMGLPEGQVEEACDRIVSHYADWQESTFPGILGNVVAGRIANRLDLGGTNCVTDAACASTFSALKMGVDELALHHSDVVLCGGADTMNDPFMFECFAKTTALSLTGDCRPFSDRADGTMLGEGVGMVALMRLEDAEARGVPVYAVIRGVGSSSDGRSKSVYAPVPEGQAKALRRAYDRAGYGPETVELIEAHGTGTIAGDAAEFEGLRQVFGDAKDAAPNGGVRWCALGSVKSQVGHTKAAAGAAGLIKAALAVRHGVLPPTIKVDAPNPGMDLEGGPFYLNTPSSSTAARPWIRGGDHPRRASVSSFGFGGSNFHVAIEEYAGPRPPRLASAGPELVTLSGDPKALLAEIDALLPGVKQPGMLRWLAWDSQRRFRPDAAARLTIVASDEEDLAGKLEMARPIVQRGEPFTAPGGVCFATGEAAGDVAFLFPGQGSQHLGMGAPLALRFEAARAVWDRAAGSGLHDVVFPRPRFGPNDDEDRLRATENAQPALGLTSLSFLEVLRALGLRAAMHGGHSFGEVSALHAAGVFGEEDFLRVARERGRLMAEAAASTDGAMLALSAEIAEVRALVEARGLEVTVANHNHPTQVVLSGTREAIEAAEAAAKEARLRGRRLDVATAFHSPVVGASRAPFAAFLSEVALGEASAPIYANATAEVYGDVRETLADQIAQPVRFVEQIEAMHAAGARVFVEVGAGSVLTGLVSRILKGKPHRAVALDRKGASDLGAFFAGLGQLAAAGVRLELPALWQDERVPVDPRAVERPRMTLSVGGANVGKPYPPAGGASALPPPNPAPSPRASSPGASSGAPVEPPRSSAPSAPTISQEALQVFLETQRQAAEAHATYQRSVADAHAAFLRSNEAAMNALARMLGGAPLEASVQTLPTAPVPVAASEPVPQQPAAPPPAAPQPVARHDGAPSRDLNALMLEVVAQKTGYPADMLRPSMELEADLGVDSIKRVEILAALRERAPELPELDPAKLGKLRTLAEITEVLQAGLGAAPAAPVTTTAPPRDLSALMLEVVAQKTGYPADMLRPSMELEADLGVDSIKRVEILAALRERAPELPELDPAMLGKLRTLAEITQVLQAEVGAAPTESSPASPPASPERDLSALMLEVVAQKTGYPADMLRPSMELEADLGVDSIKRVEILAALRERAPELPELDPAKLGKLRTLAEITQVLEGAAPTAPPAPNTSQPIATAPRRFAIEWLDAPAPGLAPPGLFAGPVGVFGDPALVEALRAHGLDARADEPCRALVHVGEDPAEAFRFARTHATRCDLLIFVSRRDHGAAGLARTVQLEHPDLVARSITGDVDPARVADEIVSGGVLREVRLDAARRVPRVVRAPEPRASACVMPPVVVASGGGRGVTAACLITLAEEVGGRYLLLGRTALAEEDESTGAVPDAELENALMARARARGETPTPRALRGEARRLRAAREVRATLDAIHAAGGEARYAAADVGAPETIRAALEDARAAFGPFTMVVHGAGVLADKHLVDKSDDDFARVYGTKVDGARALLDALSDDPIASVMLFGSVAARFGNVGQSDYAMANAALDALALEERARRPDARVRCIAWGPWAGGMVTPALAAHFAEKGIPLIDLAEGAHAFVREARGEVAEPPLVVLGAPLARSSEHAARFSFRVSRHTHPELLDHAVKDVPVLPVVLVLEHFARAAKALRPDLAMARCRDVKVLRGVPLTRFDEGHVFEIALKLLSNGHGATYSAELSSQDGVHYRAQLDLVAELPMGSTPRPAPADMSARPGPLYGGCLFHGARFQVIRALDGVGEGGAAGTLVGTPAVGWLERAWQVDPALLDGGLQLAVLWTERRLGGDALPTGLEALHVYRPGPIDGEVRALVHGHDAASGRARCDVTFVGEDGSPLAELRGVETHVLPR; translated from the coding sequence ATGACCGAGAAGAAGCAAACGCCGATCGCGATCGTGGGGCTGAGCTGCCTGTTCCCGGGCTCGAGCGAGCTCACGGGGTTCTGGCAGGACATCTTGCTCGGCCGCGACCGTCTCACCCGCGTCCCCGCCGATCGCTGGCTGGTCGAGGACTACTACGACCCGGATCCCAAGGCGCCGGACAAGATCTACGTCGACAAGGGCGGCTTCCTCGACGACGTCGACTTCGACCCGATGAAGTGGGGCGTGCCCCCGTCGATCGTCCCGGCGACGGACTCGACGCAGCTCCTGGCGCTCGTGGTGGCAGAGCGGACCCTGCGCGACGCGTTCGACGACGCGGCGCTCGCGGAGCTGCGCGACACGACCAGCGTGATCCTCGGCGTGACGAGCGCGCAGAAGCTCCTCGGAGAGATGAACAGCCGGCTCCAGCGCCCGGTGTGGGTCAAGGCGCTGCGCGAGATGGGGCTGCCCGAGGGCCAGGTCGAGGAGGCCTGCGACCGCATCGTCTCGCACTACGCCGACTGGCAGGAGAGCACGTTCCCCGGGATCCTCGGCAACGTCGTCGCGGGCCGCATCGCCAACCGCCTCGACCTTGGGGGAACCAACTGCGTCACCGACGCTGCCTGCGCGAGCACCTTCAGCGCGCTCAAGATGGGCGTGGACGAGCTGGCGCTGCACCACAGCGACGTCGTGCTCTGCGGCGGCGCCGACACGATGAACGACCCGTTCATGTTCGAGTGCTTCGCGAAGACGACCGCGCTCAGCCTGACCGGAGACTGCCGGCCGTTCAGCGACCGCGCGGACGGCACCATGCTCGGCGAGGGCGTGGGCATGGTCGCGCTGATGCGGCTCGAGGACGCGGAGGCGCGCGGCGTCCCGGTCTACGCGGTGATCCGCGGCGTGGGCAGCAGCTCGGACGGACGGTCCAAGAGCGTCTACGCGCCCGTGCCCGAGGGGCAGGCCAAGGCGCTCCGGCGCGCGTATGACCGCGCGGGCTACGGGCCCGAGACGGTGGAGCTGATCGAGGCCCACGGCACCGGCACCATCGCGGGCGACGCGGCGGAGTTCGAGGGGCTGCGGCAGGTCTTCGGCGACGCGAAGGACGCGGCCCCGAACGGCGGCGTGAGGTGGTGCGCGCTCGGCAGCGTCAAGTCGCAGGTCGGCCACACCAAGGCGGCGGCCGGCGCGGCGGGGCTCATCAAGGCCGCGCTCGCGGTGCGTCATGGCGTCTTGCCTCCCACCATCAAGGTGGACGCGCCGAACCCGGGCATGGATCTCGAGGGCGGGCCCTTCTATCTGAACACGCCCAGCTCGAGCACCGCGGCGCGCCCGTGGATCCGCGGAGGCGATCACCCGCGCCGCGCGTCGGTGAGCTCGTTCGGTTTCGGCGGCAGCAACTTCCACGTGGCCATCGAGGAGTACGCCGGCCCGCGTCCACCGCGGCTGGCCTCGGCCGGCCCGGAGCTGGTCACGCTGAGCGGGGATCCGAAGGCGCTGCTGGCGGAGATCGACGCGCTGCTCCCCGGCGTGAAGCAGCCCGGCATGCTGCGCTGGCTCGCGTGGGACTCGCAGCGGCGCTTCCGGCCCGACGCGGCCGCGCGGCTCACGATCGTGGCGAGCGACGAGGAGGACCTCGCGGGCAAGCTCGAGATGGCGCGCCCCATCGTGCAGCGCGGCGAGCCGTTCACCGCCCCGGGCGGCGTGTGCTTCGCGACCGGTGAAGCGGCGGGCGACGTCGCCTTCCTCTTCCCGGGGCAGGGCAGCCAGCACCTCGGCATGGGCGCGCCGCTCGCGCTCCGCTTCGAGGCGGCCCGCGCGGTCTGGGATCGCGCGGCCGGGTCGGGCCTGCACGACGTCGTCTTCCCACGTCCGCGTTTCGGCCCGAACGATGACGAGGACCGCCTGCGCGCGACCGAAAACGCGCAGCCCGCGCTCGGCCTGACGAGCCTCTCCTTCCTCGAGGTGCTGCGCGCGCTCGGGCTCCGCGCGGCGATGCACGGCGGCCACAGCTTCGGCGAGGTCAGCGCGCTGCACGCGGCGGGCGTCTTCGGCGAGGAAGACTTCTTGCGCGTCGCGCGCGAGCGTGGCCGGCTCATGGCGGAGGCGGCCGCCTCGACCGACGGCGCGATGCTGGCCCTGAGCGCCGAGATCGCGGAGGTCCGCGCGCTGGTCGAGGCGCGCGGGCTCGAGGTCACCGTCGCCAACCACAACCACCCGACGCAGGTCGTGCTCAGCGGCACGCGCGAGGCCATCGAGGCGGCGGAGGCGGCGGCGAAGGAGGCCAGGCTCCGCGGCCGGCGGCTGGACGTCGCGACCGCGTTCCACTCCCCCGTGGTCGGCGCGAGCCGCGCGCCCTTCGCCGCGTTCCTCTCCGAGGTGGCGCTCGGCGAGGCGAGCGCGCCCATCTACGCCAACGCGACGGCCGAGGTCTACGGCGACGTGCGCGAGACCCTGGCCGATCAGATCGCGCAGCCGGTGCGCTTCGTCGAGCAGATCGAGGCGATGCACGCCGCCGGGGCGCGCGTCTTCGTCGAGGTCGGCGCGGGCTCGGTGCTCACCGGGCTCGTCTCGCGCATCCTGAAGGGCAAGCCGCACCGCGCGGTGGCCCTGGACCGCAAGGGCGCGTCCGACCTGGGCGCGTTCTTCGCGGGGCTCGGTCAGCTCGCCGCGGCGGGTGTGCGGCTCGAGCTGCCCGCGCTTTGGCAGGACGAGCGCGTCCCCGTCGATCCGCGCGCCGTGGAGCGGCCGCGCATGACCCTCTCCGTCGGCGGCGCGAACGTCGGCAAGCCGTACCCGCCCGCGGGAGGCGCGTCGGCGCTGCCGCCTCCGAACCCCGCGCCCTCGCCCCGCGCGTCGTCTCCTGGCGCGTCATCGGGGGCGCCGGTCGAGCCGCCCCGCTCGTCTGCTCCGAGCGCTCCGACCATCAGTCAGGAAGCCTTGCAGGTCTTCCTGGAGACGCAGCGCCAGGCCGCCGAGGCGCACGCCACGTATCAGCGCTCGGTCGCGGACGCGCACGCGGCGTTCCTGCGGTCGAACGAGGCGGCGATGAACGCGCTGGCGCGCATGTTGGGCGGCGCGCCGCTCGAGGCGTCGGTGCAGACGCTGCCGACCGCGCCAGTGCCCGTCGCGGCGTCGGAGCCCGTCCCGCAACAGCCGGCCGCGCCGCCACCTGCCGCGCCGCAGCCGGTCGCTCGCCACGACGGGGCGCCGTCTCGTGATCTGAACGCGCTCATGCTCGAGGTGGTGGCGCAGAAGACGGGCTATCCGGCGGACATGCTGAGGCCGTCGATGGAGCTCGAGGCGGACCTCGGGGTGGACTCGATCAAGCGGGTGGAGATCCTCGCCGCGCTGCGCGAGCGAGCGCCGGAGCTGCCGGAGCTGGACCCGGCGAAGCTCGGCAAGCTGCGGACGCTGGCCGAGATCACCGAGGTGCTGCAGGCGGGGCTGGGCGCCGCGCCCGCGGCGCCGGTCACCACGACCGCTCCACCGCGCGATCTGAGCGCGCTGATGCTCGAGGTGGTGGCGCAGAAGACGGGCTATCCGGCGGACATGCTGAGGCCGTCGATGGAGCTGGAGGCGGACCTCGGGGTGGACTCGATCAAGCGGGTGGAGATCCTCGCGGCGCTGCGCGAGCGGGCACCGGAGCTGCCGGAGCTGGACCCGGCGATGCTGGGCAAGCTCCGCACGCTGGCCGAGATCACGCAGGTCCTCCAGGCGGAGGTGGGCGCGGCCCCGACCGAGTCGAGCCCCGCCTCACCGCCCGCTTCCCCCGAGCGCGATCTGAGCGCGCTGATGCTCGAGGTGGTGGCGCAGAAGACGGGCTACCCGGCGGACATGCTGAGGCCATCGATGGAGCTCGAGGCGGACCTCGGGGTGGACTCCATCAAGCGGGTGGAGATCCTCGCCGCGCTGCGCGAGCGCGCCCCGGAGCTGCCGGAGCTGGACCCGGCGAAGCTCGGCAAGCTGCGCACCCTGGCCGAGATCACGCAGGTCCTCGAGGGCGCCGCGCCGACCGCGCCTCCCGCCCCGAACACGAGCCAGCCGATCGCGACCGCGCCGCGGCGCTTCGCGATCGAGTGGCTCGACGCGCCCGCGCCCGGCCTCGCGCCGCCCGGGCTCTTCGCCGGCCCCGTCGGGGTGTTCGGTGACCCCGCGCTGGTAGAGGCCTTGCGGGCCCACGGCCTCGACGCGCGCGCCGACGAGCCCTGCCGGGCGCTCGTGCACGTGGGCGAGGACCCGGCGGAGGCGTTTCGCTTCGCGCGGACGCACGCCACACGCTGCGATCTGCTGATCTTCGTGAGCCGGCGCGACCACGGGGCCGCGGGGCTCGCCCGCACCGTGCAGCTGGAGCACCCCGACCTCGTCGCGCGCAGCATCACGGGCGACGTGGACCCGGCGCGGGTCGCGGACGAGATCGTCAGCGGCGGCGTGCTCCGCGAGGTCAGGCTCGACGCGGCGCGACGCGTGCCGCGCGTGGTGCGCGCCCCCGAGCCGCGGGCGTCCGCGTGCGTCATGCCGCCCGTGGTGGTGGCCTCGGGCGGTGGCCGCGGGGTGACCGCGGCCTGCCTCATCACGCTCGCCGAGGAGGTCGGGGGGCGCTACCTCCTGCTCGGTCGCACCGCGCTCGCCGAGGAAGACGAGTCGACCGGGGCCGTCCCCGACGCGGAGCTCGAGAACGCGCTCATGGCTCGCGCGAGGGCTCGCGGCGAGACCCCGACCCCGCGCGCGCTGCGGGGCGAGGCGCGCCGGCTGCGGGCGGCGCGGGAGGTGCGCGCGACCCTGGACGCCATCCACGCGGCCGGGGGAGAGGCGCGCTACGCCGCGGCGGACGTGGGCGCGCCCGAGACCATCCGGGCCGCGCTCGAAGACGCGCGGGCCGCGTTCGGGCCCTTCACCATGGTCGTGCACGGCGCGGGCGTGCTCGCCGACAAGCACCTCGTCGACAAGAGCGACGACGACTTCGCGCGTGTCTACGGCACCAAGGTCGACGGCGCGCGCGCGCTCCTCGACGCCCTCTCGGACGATCCCATCGCGAGCGTCATGCTCTTCGGCTCCGTGGCCGCGCGCTTCGGCAACGTCGGACAGAGCGACTACGCGATGGCCAACGCCGCGCTCGACGCGCTCGCGCTCGAGGAGCGGGCGCGGCGGCCCGACGCGCGGGTGCGCTGCATCGCGTGGGGCCCGTGGGCCGGCGGCATGGTCACCCCGGCGCTGGCCGCGCACTTCGCGGAGAAGGGGATCCCGCTGATCGATCTCGCCGAGGGCGCGCACGCCTTCGTGCGCGAGGCGCGCGGGGAGGTCGCGGAGCCGCCGCTCGTGGTGCTGGGCGCGCCGCTCGCCCGGAGCTCGGAGCACGCAGCGCGCTTCTCCTTCCGGGTCTCCCGCCACACCCACCCCGAGCTGCTCGACCACGCGGTCAAGGACGTGCCCGTGCTCCCGGTGGTGCTCGTGCTCGAGCACTTCGCGCGCGCGGCCAAGGCGCTTCGCCCCGATCTCGCGATGGCCCGCTGCCGCGACGTGAAGGTCCTGCGCGGGGTGCCGCTGACGCGCTTCGACGAGGGACAC